A part of Anaerotignum faecicola genomic DNA contains:
- a CDS encoding pspA/IM30 family protein: protein MASILNRYENIMSTNVCGMIEFAEDPMKMARHLSHHMEDDLSKTKREGAELIAEIEKLEDNKSVPNAEALLVAKKAELMKLHEIHEKLNDQIQQITAIRAAIYEAARKK from the coding sequence ATGGCAAGTATTTTAAACAGATACGAAAACATTATGTCCACAAATGTTTGCGGCATGATTGAATTCGCGGAAGACCCTATGAAAATGGCAAGACATTTATCTCACCACATGGAGGATGACCTTTCCAAAACGAAGCGGGAGGGCGCGGAGCTGATTGCAGAGATAGAAAAGCTTGAGGACAACAAATCGGTTCCCAATGCGGAAGCACTTTTGGTTGCGAAAAAGGCAGAGCTGATGAAGCTGCATGAAATACATGAGAAGCTGAATGACCAGATTCAGCAGATTACGGCAATCAGAGCGGCAATTTATGAGGCGGCTCGGAAAAAATAA
- a CDS encoding fructose-1,6-bisphosphatase, producing the protein MKYLKLLSNQYKNINSAATEIINLKAILNLPKGTEHFVSDIHGEADSFSHVLRNASGVIKNQISAIFGESLRSSEKKSLATLIYYPEQKLEKMAEAEEEMAEWYKITLHRLVKICKVVSSKYTRSKVRKALPKEFAYIIEELLHENSASVDKDMYYTEIIHTIIDLGQADRFIVAMCNLIQRLAIDQLHVIGDIYDRGPHAARIMDILAHYHSVDIQWGNHDIAWMGAAAGCQALICNVLRIQTRYANLDTIEEDYGINLLPLATFAMDKYAGDPCEQFKPKGDEVLSDKDFNMIAKMHKAISIMQWKMEGQIIKRRPEFRMENRLLLDKIDFEKGTVLVDGVEYPMNDMNFPTIDPKDPYKLTEEEQEVMDKVKSSFVNSEKLQQHVRVLYHKGSMYTIFNSNLLFHGGIPMNADGTLKEVTFRGKKYIGMEYLDAVERTMREGYFNKAHTEAKRECMDYIWYMWCGEDSPLFGKKKMTTFERYFIDDKTTHKEEKNPYYTLRNEESVCEHVLEAFGLDPKSSHIVNGHVPVKVVKGESPIKANGRLFVIDGGFSKAYQKETGIAGYTLIYNSHGMVLVSHEPFVSTDRAIAEEKDILSSTVALQYTQDRIRVKDTDIGKKLQESIAELEKLLYAYQNGIIKEQQ; encoded by the coding sequence ATGAAATATTTGAAACTGCTGTCCAATCAGTATAAAAATATCAACAGCGCAGCAACGGAGATTATCAACCTGAAGGCGATTCTGAACCTGCCGAAGGGGACGGAGCATTTTGTTTCCGATATCCATGGTGAGGCGGATTCCTTCAGCCATGTACTCAGAAACGCATCCGGTGTTATCAAGAACCAGATTAGTGCAATCTTTGGGGAGAGCCTGCGCAGCAGTGAGAAAAAATCACTGGCAACACTGATTTATTACCCGGAACAGAAGCTGGAAAAGATGGCTGAAGCAGAGGAGGAAATGGCAGAATGGTATAAAATTACCCTGCACAGACTGGTGAAAATCTGCAAGGTGGTATCCTCGAAATATACCCGTTCTAAGGTGAGAAAGGCACTGCCGAAGGAATTTGCCTATATCATCGAGGAGCTGCTGCACGAAAACAGCGCCAGCGTGGATAAGGATATGTATTATACGGAAATTATACATACCATTATTGACCTTGGGCAGGCAGACCGCTTTATCGTTGCGATGTGCAATCTGATTCAGCGGCTTGCGATTGACCAGCTGCATGTTATCGGGGATATTTATGACAGAGGCCCCCATGCGGCAAGAATTATGGATATTCTGGCGCATTATCATTCTGTGGATATCCAGTGGGGCAACCACGATATCGCATGGATGGGCGCGGCGGCAGGCTGTCAGGCCTTAATCTGCAATGTGCTGCGTATTCAGACCAGATATGCAAATTTGGATACGATAGAGGAGGATTATGGCATTAACCTTCTGCCGCTGGCAACCTTTGCGATGGACAAATACGCCGGCGACCCCTGTGAGCAGTTCAAGCCCAAGGGGGATGAGGTGCTGAGCGATAAGGACTTCAACATGATTGCCAAAATGCACAAGGCAATTTCCATCATGCAGTGGAAGATGGAGGGACAGATTATCAAACGCCGCCCCGAATTCCGCATGGAAAACAGATTGCTGCTGGATAAGATTGATTTTGAAAAAGGAACCGTGCTTGTAGATGGCGTGGAATATCCCATGAATGATATGAATTTCCCGACGATTGACCCCAAAGACCCCTATAAGCTGACGGAAGAAGAACAGGAGGTTATGGATAAGGTGAAATCCTCCTTTGTGAACAGCGAAAAGCTGCAGCAGCATGTGCGCGTGCTGTATCATAAGGGGAGCATGTATACCATTTTCAACTCTAACCTGCTGTTCCATGGCGGCATTCCCATGAATGCAGACGGGACACTCAAGGAAGTGACCTTCCGTGGGAAAAAATACATCGGCATGGAATATCTGGACGCAGTAGAGAGAACTATGCGCGAGGGTTATTTCAATAAGGCACATACCGAGGCAAAAAGAGAATGTATGGACTACATCTGGTATATGTGGTGCGGCGAGGATTCTCCCCTGTTCGGCAAGAAGAAAATGACAACCTTCGAGCGATATTTTATTGATGATAAGACAACGCATAAGGAAGAAAAGAATCCTTATTATACCCTTAGAAATGAGGAATCTGTCTGTGAGCATGTTCTGGAGGCCTTCGGCTTAGATCCGAAAAGCTCTCATATCGTGAATGGACACGTTCCCGTTAAGGTGGTAAAGGGAGAGAGCCCCATCAAGGCAAATGGCAGATTGTTCGTAATCGACGGCGGGTTTTCCAAGGCATATCAGAAGGAAACGGGGATTGCAGGCTATACGCTGATTTACAATTCCCATGGCATGGTTCTGGTATCTCATGAGCCCTTCGTATCCACGGACAGAGCCATTGCGGAGGAAAAGGATATTCTTTCCTCTACGGTTGCGCTCCAATATACACAGGACAGAATCCGTGTGAAGGATACGGATATCGGGAAAAAGCTACAGGAAAGTATTGCAGAGCTGGAAAAGCTGCTTTACGCATATCAGAACGGTATCATTAAGGAGCAGCAATAA
- a CDS encoding BaiN/RdsA family NAD(P)/FAD-dependent oxidoreductase: MKVLIIGGGASGMMAALSARKEGAEVCILERQARVGRKLLATGNGRCNLSNTKLTMKNYHGQNAVFAQTALQAFDTQKTLAFFQSLGLITTVEPSGKVYPLSDQAGSVVDVLRLALEEMGVGIRTSFEVTALKRGKKGGFQVLSKEETLHADAVIICCGGMAGGKLGGTQSGYDLLKSQGHTITKLFPALVQVKTDTTFVKALKGVRADGSVLVERNGKILAENAGEIQFTDFGISGPTVFEISRIISTGKAPLTVHLNLLRHLSHEEVVSLLQSRKKAMPHQSMENFLTGILHNRLGRTLLRYAGFGFTEPISSLRPSDIKRIAHAIQDFSLSVVGTMGFDAAQVTAGGIRTEEFNPHTMESLLMPGLFAAGEVLDIDGDCGGYNLQWAWASGYLAGKAAARKVPASPKKNKK, from the coding sequence ATGAAGGTTCTTATTATCGGCGGTGGTGCCTCCGGCATGATGGCGGCGCTTTCCGCAAGAAAAGAGGGTGCAGAGGTTTGTATTCTGGAACGACAGGCGCGCGTTGGGCGCAAGCTTCTCGCAACAGGCAACGGGCGCTGTAATCTCTCCAACACAAAGCTGACAATGAAAAATTACCACGGGCAAAACGCGGTATTCGCACAGACTGCCCTGCAGGCCTTTGATACCCAAAAAACGCTTGCATTTTTCCAATCTCTCGGGCTGATTACCACCGTAGAGCCAAGCGGCAAGGTTTATCCCCTTTCCGATCAAGCAGGCAGTGTGGTAGATGTGCTGCGGCTTGCTCTGGAGGAAATGGGCGTAGGGATACGCACCTCCTTCGAGGTCACGGCACTGAAGCGCGGCAAAAAGGGCGGCTTTCAGGTGCTTTCCAAGGAGGAAACCCTCCACGCCGATGCCGTTATCATCTGCTGTGGCGGCATGGCAGGCGGCAAGCTTGGCGGCACACAAAGCGGCTATGACCTTCTGAAAAGTCAAGGGCATACCATTACCAAGCTGTTCCCTGCGCTGGTGCAGGTAAAAACCGATACCACCTTCGTGAAGGCACTCAAGGGCGTGCGTGCAGATGGCTCTGTCCTCGTGGAGCGAAACGGCAAAATCCTTGCGGAAAATGCAGGCGAAATCCAGTTTACGGACTTCGGCATCAGCGGCCCGACTGTTTTTGAAATCTCCCGTATCATTTCCACAGGAAAGGCACCACTGACGGTGCATTTGAATCTCCTGCGTCATCTCAGTCATGAGGAGGTGGTTTCCCTCCTGCAAAGCCGCAAAAAAGCAATGCCCCATCAGTCTATGGAAAATTTCCTGACAGGCATTTTGCATAACCGCTTGGGGCGCACCCTTCTGCGCTACGCAGGCTTTGGCTTCACCGAACCCATTTCCTCCCTCAGGCCCTCTGATATCAAGAGAATCGCGCATGCCATACAGGATTTTTCCCTTTCCGTTGTCGGCACGATGGGCTTTGATGCCGCGCAGGTAACGGCAGGCGGTATCCGCACAGAGGAATTCAACCCTCATACCATGGAAAGCCTCCTGATGCCCGGTCTTTTTGCCGCAGGCGAGGTGCTCGATATAGATGGGGACTGCGGTGGCTATAACCTGCAATGGGCATGGGCAAGCGGGTATCTGGCAGGTAAGGCTGCTGCCCGAAAAGTCCCTGCTTCCCCAAAGAAAAATAAAAAATAA
- the ymfI gene encoding elongation factor P 5-aminopentanone reductase: MKKKTVLVTGSSRGIGRAIALAFGRAGYNVALNASKSAAQLEETKSLLESEAIPVLAVLADVSDYEGCKLLFAKIEETFGMVDVLVNNAGISHIGLFTDMTPAEWNHVLDVNLGSVLNCTHLAVPAMVSEKDGVILNISSMWGEVGASCEAVYSASKGGINAFTKAMAKELGPSHIRVNAISCGVIDTEMNACFSEEERQALADEIPLMRFGQPEEVAELAVFLADQKASFLTGKIITLDGGML; the protein is encoded by the coding sequence TTGAAAAAGAAAACCGTTCTGGTAACAGGCTCCTCCCGCGGCATCGGCAGGGCAATTGCGCTTGCCTTCGGGCGCGCCGGTTATAATGTCGCGCTGAATGCCTCCAAAAGTGCGGCGCAGCTGGAGGAAACGAAGTCCCTTCTGGAAAGTGAAGCTATTCCCGTCCTTGCCGTTCTGGCGGATGTTTCTGATTATGAAGGCTGCAAGCTGCTTTTCGCAAAAATCGAAGAAACCTTCGGTATGGTGGATGTTCTGGTCAATAACGCAGGCATTTCCCATATCGGGCTGTTTACGGATATGACCCCTGCCGAATGGAACCATGTGCTGGATGTCAACCTTGGTTCGGTGCTGAACTGCACCCATCTTGCCGTCCCTGCCATGGTATCCGAAAAGGATGGTGTCATTCTCAATATTTCCTCCATGTGGGGCGAGGTCGGCGCATCCTGCGAGGCTGTGTATTCCGCCTCTAAGGGCGGCATCAATGCCTTCACCAAAGCGATGGCGAAGGAGCTTGGGCCCTCCCATATTCGGGTCAATGCCATCTCCTGCGGTGTCATTGATACGGAAATGAATGCCTGCTTCAGCGAGGAGGAACGGCAGGCACTGGCAGATGAAATCCCTCTTATGCGCTTCGGGCAGCCGGAGGAAGTGGCGGAATTGGCAGTCTTTCTTGCCGACCAAAAGGCATCCTTCCTGACGGGCAAAATCATCACGCTTGACGGCGGCATGCTCTAA